A window of Streptomyces sp. NBC_01241 genomic DNA:
GTGCCCCGACTGCTCCCGCCGCTTCACGACGGTGGAGACCTGCTCGCTGATGGTGGTCAAGCGCAGCGGTGTGACCGAACCCTTCAGTCGTATCAAGGTCATCTCCGGCGTGCGCAAGGCATGCCAGGGGCGGCCGGTCACCGAGGACGCCCTCGCCAAGCTCGGCCAGCGGGTCGAGGAGGCGGTGCGCGCCACCGGCAGCGCCGAGCTGACCACCCATGACGTGGGTCTGGCCATCCTCGGCCCCCTGCAGGAACTCGACCTCGTCGCGTACCTGCGTTTCGCGTCCGTGTACCGGGCGTTCGACACACTTGAGGACTTCGAGGCCGCCATCGCGGAACTCCGCGAGCGGCGGTCTCCCGTGGAGGAACGCGGGACCGGCGAGACCCTTGAGGTCCCCGTGCCCGCCGTCGCCGCCGACTGAACGACACCGGCCGGTGGGCACGGGTCCGTGGATCGGCGGCAGGCGGCTGTATAGACCTGCTCCGGGTGCTGTGCGCGGCACACGGAGTATCAGAGACAGACTGTGCCCCGGGAAGTTCTGGGCACTTCAGGGCGTTTTTGCCCACATATGGGAGGCGGCATGACAGAGACGGCGAGCGGCCCGGCACGAGGTTCCCGAGCCAAGGGATCCAAGTCGAGCAAGGGTCTGCGTATCGAGCGCATCCACACCACCCCCGGCGTGCATCCGTACGACGAGGTGACGTGGGAGCGCCGTGACGTCGTCATGACCAACTGGCGCGACGGTTCGATCAACTTCGAACAGCGTGGCGTCGAGTTCCCCGACTTCTGGTCGGTGAACGCGGTCAACATCGTCACCAGCAAGTACTTCCGCGGGGCTGTCGGCACCCCGCAGCGCGAGACCGGTCTGCGACAGCTCATCGACCGGATCGTGAAGACGTACCGCAGGGCCGGCGAGGACCACGGCTACTTCGCCTCTCCCGCAGACGC
This region includes:
- the nrdR gene encoding transcriptional regulator NrdR, with the translated sequence MHCPFCRHPDSRVVDSRTTDDGTSIRRRRQCPDCSRRFTTVETCSLMVVKRSGVTEPFSRIKVISGVRKACQGRPVTEDALAKLGQRVEEAVRATGSAELTTHDVGLAILGPLQELDLVAYLRFASVYRAFDTLEDFEAAIAELRERRSPVEERGTGETLEVPVPAVAAD